The proteins below are encoded in one region of Catharus ustulatus isolate bCatUst1 chromosome 21, bCatUst1.pri.v2, whole genome shotgun sequence:
- the CAMSAP1 gene encoding calmodulin-regulated spectrin-associated protein 1 isoform X1, with translation MPRGAAQSPRRAPRLRGCGGRPAMVDVDVCSGGDSTRRKMDALTDSAVEIVPLELYDSARAKIAANLQWICAKAYGIDNVPEELKDPFYIDQYEQEHIKPPVIKLLLSSELYCRVCSLILKGDQVAALQGHQSVIQALARKGIYVMESDDTPVAEADLGSAPIKMSSHMAMIDALMMAYTVEMISIEKVVASVKRFSTFSASKELPYDLEDAMVFWINKVNLKMREITEKEIKLKQQLMESPGHQKSPSKWYWKLVPVRYRREHLSSRQLPYFPVLEDLMKDGSDGAALLAVIHYYCPEQMKLDDICLKEVTSIADSLYNIQLLREFSNEYLNKCFYLTLEDMLYAPLVLKPNVMVFIAELFWWFENVKPDFVQPRDIQEIKDVKAVMQQKSSRPPVPISNATKRSFLATPASPSPAELQPPAQAPPEACSRYYLHPEEPDYLGKGGSPAFSPSHPLLPLRQKQQKSLQGEDSSGHRHRSNSLTRVDGQPRGAVLAWPERKPRPLSQPTPFALHHSASTDVDPGSGDSISLARSISKDSLASNIVNVTPKNQPHPPSVKANGKSLLNNVEMEDEDEELIAIIRSEERPNRGDPEVQNAAARVPSIVATAWSPKTNSDPSDSKPESFYLEPLMPAVLKPAKEKQVINKEDECGEGKQRSFVAKRLNEGHLSLLRKKATSSHGEHDLNRTFTPISSSDFTPVADPSSADAVALGEAGVEASRPLASSSLDPSSQELSTGGFFLHAAKADDEVTSKGSMSYGKGLNLHVQDTTWAMVRQDSEPDLLDMEDAEQDLVVLDNHPIVAKYIGEEESAKLQEDMKVKEHEDKDDASGRSSPCLSTISQVSSVSMASGSVRMTSFAERKLQRLNSYETKSSTSSSQKTTPDGSESCPAPLTTWKQKREQSPSRQNKDNVNLLASELVQLHMQLEEKRRAIEAQKKKMEALSARQRLKLGKAAFLHVVKKGKSPDGPQPLKPEHFAKEYSRHNGEDLDEVSLGSRSEEFLVKEEEREEMLNDSQEVAKVKMQESLAFAEQHKPKDPAAIHDLEKSKIISVALLEDNVTEADINECDLSIEKLNETISTLQQAILKISQQQELLMKSPTVPSPGTRSNSQDQKVKPSIHFVEPLSPTGMSSLRKPPRLGQGRTARPGRPSELKVPKDRQQNSGRVKTPTPSLENLPHLRPFPPNSLAKTPTEVGLEGSPDHGSASQEKCFFDTYRLHDESNQRALVLSTSKDANILSEMSKEVNNSFKETGLNSSDGSGKENVPVDEPLRSKANLIEVDLSDLKAPDEGELDNQDSSTDMISEGDQKSGVGFFFKDEQKAEDELAKKRAAFLLKQQRKAEEARLRKQQLEAEVEQKRDEARRKAEEDRIRKEEEKARRELIKQEYLRKKQQQILEEQGLGKPKSKPKKPRPKSVHREESYSDSGTKCSSTPDNLSSAQSGSSLSLASAATTEPESVHSGGTPSQRVESMESLPILSRNPSRNTERDWENASTASSIASVAEYTGPKLFKEPSSKSNKPIIHNAISHCCLAGKVNEPHKNSILEELEKCDANHYIILFRDAGCQFRALYCYYPDTEEIYKLTGTGPKSITKKMIDKLYKYSSDRKQFNVIPAKTMSVSVDALTIHNHLWQAKRPAVPKKSQTRK, from the exons ACAACGTCCCTGAGGAGCTGAAGGACCCGTTCTACATCGACCAGTACGAGCAGGAGCACATCAAACCCCCTGTGAtcaagctgctgctctccagcgAGCTGTACTGCCGCGTGTGCAGCCTCATCCTCAAGGGGGACCAGGTGGCAGCGCTGCAGGGACACCAGTCCGTGATCCAGGCGCTGGCGCGCAAGGGCATTTACGTCATGGAGAGCGATGATACACCTGTGGCTGAGGCTGATCTGGGCTCTGCACCAATCAAAATG agtTCTCACATGGCAATGATTGATGCTCTCATGATGGCCTACACTGTAGAAATGATCAGCATTGAGAAGGTGGTTGCCAGTGTCAAGCGTTTCTCCACATTCAGTGCCTCTAAAGAACTGCCCTATGATTTGGAGGATGCCATGGTTTTCTGGATTAACAAG GTGAACCTTAAAATGAGAGAGATAACAGAGaaagagattaaattaaaacaacaactAATGGAAAGTCCAGGGCATCAAAAG TCTCCTTCCAAATGGTATTGGAAATTAGTACCT GTGCGTTACAGGAGGGAGCACCTCTCCAGCAGGCAGTTACCCTATTTCCCTGTGCTGGAAGATCTGATGAAGGATGGTAGCGATGGTGCTGCTCTTCTTGCTGTCATTCACTATTATTGTCCAGAGCAAATGAAACTGGATG aTATCTGTTTGAAGGAGGTGACATCCATTGCAGACAGCCTCTATAACATTCAGCTTTTGAGAGAATTCTCAAATGAGTACCTAAACAAATGCTTTTACCTCACCTTGGAGGACATGCTGTATGCTCCTTTGGTTTTAAAG cctAATGTCATGGTGTTCATTGCAGAACTCTTCTGGTGGTTTGAGAATGTCAAACCAGACTTTGTGCAACCAAGAGATATCCAGGAAATAAAAGATG TCAAGGCAGTGATGCAGCAGAAGAGCAGCCGGCCCCCTGTCCCTATTTCCAACGCCACCAAGCGCAGTTTCCTGGCcactcctgccagccccagcccagcagagctgcagcccccagcccaggcacccCCTGAGGCCTGCAGCAGGTACTACCTGCACCCTGAGGAGCCTGACTACCT TGGCAAAGGAGGAAGCCCTGCCTTCAGCCCTTCCCACCCACTGCTGCCTTTGAGGCAAAAGCAACAAAAGTCTTTACAGGGAGAAGACAGCTCTG GCCATCGGCACCGTTCGAATTCTCTGACCCGCGTGGATGGGCAGCCACGAGGGGCAGTCCTGGCATGGCCAGAGAGGAAACCCAG GCCTCTGTCTCAGCCAACACCATTTGCCCTTCATCATTCTGCCAGCACTGATGTGGACCCTGGCTCTGGTGACAGCATTAGCCTGGCCAGATCCATCAGCAAGGACAGTCTGGCTTCCAACATTGTCAATGtgacccccaaaaatcaaccccaCCCTCCGTCGGTGAAAGCTAACGGGAAGAGCTTGCTGAACAACGTAGAAAtggaggatgaagatgaagagcTCATTGCAATCATCAGATCTGAAGAAAGGCCAAACCGTGGTGACCCTGAGGTGCAGAATGCAGCAGCCAGGGTGCCCAGCATAGTGGCCACAGCGTGGTCTCCAAAAACAAACAGCGACCCCTCGGACAGCAAACCCGAGAGTTTCTACCTGGAGCCTTTAATGCCTGCGGTGCTGAAACCAGCCAAGGAAAAACAGGTCATCAATAAAGAGGATGAGTGTGGGGAGGGGAAACAGAGGAGTTTTGTGGCAAAGAGGTTAAATGAAGGACACTTGTCTTTGCTCCGCAAGAAAGCGACGAGCAGCCACGGTGAGCATGACCTCAATAGGACTTTTACTCCCATTTCTAGCTCTGATTTCACTCCAGTTGCAGATCCCAGTTCTGCAGATGCAGTGGCCCTGGGGGAAGCTGGTGTAGAAGCTTCCAGACCTTTGGCTAGTAGCAGTTTAGATCCTTCCTCTCAGGAGCTGTCCACTGGAGGATTCTTTCTTCATGCTGCTAAAGCTGACGATGAGGTAACGAGTAAAGGCAGCATGAGTTATGGGAAAGGTCTCAACCTGCACGTTCAGGACACAACCTGGGCCATGGTGAGGCAGGACTCAGAGCCCGACCTCTTGGACATGGAAGATGCTGAGCAGGATTTGGTGGTGCTGGACAACCATCCTATAGTCGCTAAGTACATTGGTGAGGAGGAGTCTGCCAAGCTGCAGGAGGACATGAAGGTGAAAGAACACGAGGACAAGGACGATGCCAGCGGCcgctccagcccctgcctgaGCACCATCTCGCAGGTGAGCAGCGTGTCCATGGCCAGCGGCAGCGTGCGCATGACCAGCTTTGCAGAGAGGAAACTGCAGAGGCTCAACAGCTACGAGACCAAGTCCAGCACGAGTAGttcccaaaaaaccaccccagacGGGTCAGAAAGCTGCCCAGCACCACTGACCACGTGGAAACAAAagagagagcagagccccagcaggcagAACAAGGACAATGTTAATCTTCTGGCTTCAGAACTGGTGCAGCTCCACATGCAGCTGGAAGAGAAGCGCAGGGCCATAGAGGCTCAGAAGAAGAAGATGGAAGCCTTATCAGCCAGGCAGAGGCTAAAATTGGGCAAGGCAGCTTTCCTGCATGTTGTTAAGAAAGGGAAATCTCCTGATGGTCCACAGCCTCTTAAACCAGAACATTTTGCGAAAGAATATTCTCGGCACAACGGGGAAGATTTGGATGAAGTTTCTTTGGGTTCCAGGTCTGAGGAGTTTCTTGtgaaagaggaggagagagaagaaatgctCAACGATTCACAAGAAGTAGCAAAAGTAAAGATGCAGGAAAGCCTGGCCTTTGCTGAGCAACACAAACCAAAAGACCCTGCTGCTATCCACGAtttggaaaaaagtaaaattatttctgttgccCTCCTGGAAGACAACGTGACTGAGGCAGATATCAATGAATGTGATCTTTCTATCGAGAAGCTGAATGAAACAAtcagcaccctgcagcaggCCATCCTAAAgatttcccagcagcaggagctgctcatgAAATCTCCGACAGTGCCATCCCCAGGAACCAGAAGTAACTCTCAGGACCAAAAGGTGAAACCTTCGATTCATTTTGTTGAGCCCCTGTCTCCAACTGGAATGAGCAGCCTGCGGAAACCGCCGCGGCTGGGCCAGGGAAGGACTGCCCGGCCAGGAAGGCCCTCAGAGCTCAAAGTCCCCAAGGACAGGCAGCAGAATTCAGGCCGTGTTAAAACCCCAACACCCAGCCTAGAAAACCTTCCACACCTGAGACCTTTCCCACCCAACAGCTTGGCAAAGACGCCCACGGAGGTGGGGCTGGAGGGCAGTCCTGATCATGGAAGTGCTTCCCAGGAGAAGTGTTTCTTTGATACCTATAGACTTCATGATGAGAGCAATCAAAGGGCACTTGTTCTCTCCACCTCCAAAGATGCAAATATTCTGTCTGAAATGAGCAAAGAGGTGAATAACAGCTTCAAGGAAACAGGGTTGAATTCTTCTGATggctcaggaaaagaaaatgtcccAGTGGATGAGCCCCTGAGAAGCAAGGCTAATCTCATTGAAGTAGATTTGTCTGATTTAAAAGCTCCAGATGAAGGAGAACTTGACAACCAGGATAGCTCCACGGATATGATTAGTGAAGGTGATCAGAAGTctggtgtgggttttttcttcaaG GATGAGCAGAAGGCAGAGGATGAGCTGGCCAAAAAGCGTGCGGCGTTCCTTCTGAAACAGCAGCGCAAGGCCGAGGAGGCTCggctgaggaagcagcagctggaggctgaggtGGAACAGAAAAGGGATGAAGCTCG CCGCAAAGCCGAGGAGGATCGGATAcggaaagaggaggagaaggctcGGAGAGAGCTCATCAAGCAGGAATATCTGaggaagaaacagcagcaaatctTGGAGGAGCAAGGGCTTGGGAAACCCAAATCCAAGCCCAAAAAGCCCAGGCCAAAGTCAGTCCATCGTGAGGAGTCTTACAGTGATTCAGGCACCAAGTGCTCTTCCACAC CTGATAATTTGAGCAGTGCTCAGTCTGGTTCCAGTCTGTCTTTGGCCTCAGCAGCAACAACTGAGCCTGAAAGTGTTCACTCTGGTGGCACCCCCTCACAGAG AGTTGAATCAATGGAGTCCTTACCCATTCTGAGCAGAAATCccagcagaaacacagagagagaCTGGGAGAACGCTTCCACAGCATCTTCTATTGCTTCAGTGGCAGAATACACAG GTCCAAAATTATTTAAGGAACCCAGCAGCAAATCCAACAAGCCTATTATTCACAATGCTATATCTCACTGCTGTCTTGCTGGAAAAGTGAATGAACCACATAAGAACTCAATATTAGAG gagctggagaagtgtGATGCCAACCACTACATCATCCTGTTCCGCGACGCCGGCTGCCAGTTCCGAGCACTTTACTGCTACTACCCCGACACCGAGGAGATCTACAAGCTCACTGGGACAGGGCCAAAAAGCATCACCAAGAAAATGATTGATAAACTCTATAAGTACAGCTCGGACAGAAAACAGTTTAACGTgatcccagccaaaaccatgTCTGTGAGCGTGGATGCCCTCACCATCCACAACCACTTGTGGCAAGCCAAGCGACCCGCGGTGCCAAAGAAGAGCCAGACTAGGAAATga
- the CAMSAP1 gene encoding calmodulin-regulated spectrin-associated protein 1 isoform X2 yields MPRGAAQSPRRAPRLRGCGGRPAMVDVDVCSGGDSTRRKMDALTDSAVEIVPLELYDSARAKIAANLQWICAKAYGIDNVPEELKDPFYIDQYEQEHIKPPVIKLLLSSELYCRVCSLILKGDQVAALQGHQSVIQALARKGIYVMESDDTPVAEADLGSAPIKMSSHMAMIDALMMAYTVEMISIEKVVASVKRFSTFSASKELPYDLEDAMVFWINKVNLKMREITEKEIKLKQQLMESPGHQKVRYRREHLSSRQLPYFPVLEDLMKDGSDGAALLAVIHYYCPEQMKLDDICLKEVTSIADSLYNIQLLREFSNEYLNKCFYLTLEDMLYAPLVLKPNVMVFIAELFWWFENVKPDFVQPRDIQEIKDVKAVMQQKSSRPPVPISNATKRSFLATPASPSPAELQPPAQAPPEACSRYYLHPEEPDYLGKGGSPAFSPSHPLLPLRQKQQKSLQGEDSSGHRHRSNSLTRVDGQPRGAVLAWPERKPRPLSQPTPFALHHSASTDVDPGSGDSISLARSISKDSLASNIVNVTPKNQPHPPSVKANGKSLLNNVEMEDEDEELIAIIRSEERPNRGDPEVQNAAARVPSIVATAWSPKTNSDPSDSKPESFYLEPLMPAVLKPAKEKQVINKEDECGEGKQRSFVAKRLNEGHLSLLRKKATSSHGEHDLNRTFTPISSSDFTPVADPSSADAVALGEAGVEASRPLASSSLDPSSQELSTGGFFLHAAKADDEVTSKGSMSYGKGLNLHVQDTTWAMVRQDSEPDLLDMEDAEQDLVVLDNHPIVAKYIGEEESAKLQEDMKVKEHEDKDDASGRSSPCLSTISQVSSVSMASGSVRMTSFAERKLQRLNSYETKSSTSSSQKTTPDGSESCPAPLTTWKQKREQSPSRQNKDNVNLLASELVQLHMQLEEKRRAIEAQKKKMEALSARQRLKLGKAAFLHVVKKGKSPDGPQPLKPEHFAKEYSRHNGEDLDEVSLGSRSEEFLVKEEEREEMLNDSQEVAKVKMQESLAFAEQHKPKDPAAIHDLEKSKIISVALLEDNVTEADINECDLSIEKLNETISTLQQAILKISQQQELLMKSPTVPSPGTRSNSQDQKVKPSIHFVEPLSPTGMSSLRKPPRLGQGRTARPGRPSELKVPKDRQQNSGRVKTPTPSLENLPHLRPFPPNSLAKTPTEVGLEGSPDHGSASQEKCFFDTYRLHDESNQRALVLSTSKDANILSEMSKEVNNSFKETGLNSSDGSGKENVPVDEPLRSKANLIEVDLSDLKAPDEGELDNQDSSTDMISEGDQKSGVGFFFKDEQKAEDELAKKRAAFLLKQQRKAEEARLRKQQLEAEVEQKRDEARRKAEEDRIRKEEEKARRELIKQEYLRKKQQQILEEQGLGKPKSKPKKPRPKSVHREESYSDSGTKCSSTPDNLSSAQSGSSLSLASAATTEPESVHSGGTPSQRVESMESLPILSRNPSRNTERDWENASTASSIASVAEYTGPKLFKEPSSKSNKPIIHNAISHCCLAGKVNEPHKNSILEELEKCDANHYIILFRDAGCQFRALYCYYPDTEEIYKLTGTGPKSITKKMIDKLYKYSSDRKQFNVIPAKTMSVSVDALTIHNHLWQAKRPAVPKKSQTRK; encoded by the exons ACAACGTCCCTGAGGAGCTGAAGGACCCGTTCTACATCGACCAGTACGAGCAGGAGCACATCAAACCCCCTGTGAtcaagctgctgctctccagcgAGCTGTACTGCCGCGTGTGCAGCCTCATCCTCAAGGGGGACCAGGTGGCAGCGCTGCAGGGACACCAGTCCGTGATCCAGGCGCTGGCGCGCAAGGGCATTTACGTCATGGAGAGCGATGATACACCTGTGGCTGAGGCTGATCTGGGCTCTGCACCAATCAAAATG agtTCTCACATGGCAATGATTGATGCTCTCATGATGGCCTACACTGTAGAAATGATCAGCATTGAGAAGGTGGTTGCCAGTGTCAAGCGTTTCTCCACATTCAGTGCCTCTAAAGAACTGCCCTATGATTTGGAGGATGCCATGGTTTTCTGGATTAACAAG GTGAACCTTAAAATGAGAGAGATAACAGAGaaagagattaaattaaaacaacaactAATGGAAAGTCCAGGGCATCAAAAG GTGCGTTACAGGAGGGAGCACCTCTCCAGCAGGCAGTTACCCTATTTCCCTGTGCTGGAAGATCTGATGAAGGATGGTAGCGATGGTGCTGCTCTTCTTGCTGTCATTCACTATTATTGTCCAGAGCAAATGAAACTGGATG aTATCTGTTTGAAGGAGGTGACATCCATTGCAGACAGCCTCTATAACATTCAGCTTTTGAGAGAATTCTCAAATGAGTACCTAAACAAATGCTTTTACCTCACCTTGGAGGACATGCTGTATGCTCCTTTGGTTTTAAAG cctAATGTCATGGTGTTCATTGCAGAACTCTTCTGGTGGTTTGAGAATGTCAAACCAGACTTTGTGCAACCAAGAGATATCCAGGAAATAAAAGATG TCAAGGCAGTGATGCAGCAGAAGAGCAGCCGGCCCCCTGTCCCTATTTCCAACGCCACCAAGCGCAGTTTCCTGGCcactcctgccagccccagcccagcagagctgcagcccccagcccaggcacccCCTGAGGCCTGCAGCAGGTACTACCTGCACCCTGAGGAGCCTGACTACCT TGGCAAAGGAGGAAGCCCTGCCTTCAGCCCTTCCCACCCACTGCTGCCTTTGAGGCAAAAGCAACAAAAGTCTTTACAGGGAGAAGACAGCTCTG GCCATCGGCACCGTTCGAATTCTCTGACCCGCGTGGATGGGCAGCCACGAGGGGCAGTCCTGGCATGGCCAGAGAGGAAACCCAG GCCTCTGTCTCAGCCAACACCATTTGCCCTTCATCATTCTGCCAGCACTGATGTGGACCCTGGCTCTGGTGACAGCATTAGCCTGGCCAGATCCATCAGCAAGGACAGTCTGGCTTCCAACATTGTCAATGtgacccccaaaaatcaaccccaCCCTCCGTCGGTGAAAGCTAACGGGAAGAGCTTGCTGAACAACGTAGAAAtggaggatgaagatgaagagcTCATTGCAATCATCAGATCTGAAGAAAGGCCAAACCGTGGTGACCCTGAGGTGCAGAATGCAGCAGCCAGGGTGCCCAGCATAGTGGCCACAGCGTGGTCTCCAAAAACAAACAGCGACCCCTCGGACAGCAAACCCGAGAGTTTCTACCTGGAGCCTTTAATGCCTGCGGTGCTGAAACCAGCCAAGGAAAAACAGGTCATCAATAAAGAGGATGAGTGTGGGGAGGGGAAACAGAGGAGTTTTGTGGCAAAGAGGTTAAATGAAGGACACTTGTCTTTGCTCCGCAAGAAAGCGACGAGCAGCCACGGTGAGCATGACCTCAATAGGACTTTTACTCCCATTTCTAGCTCTGATTTCACTCCAGTTGCAGATCCCAGTTCTGCAGATGCAGTGGCCCTGGGGGAAGCTGGTGTAGAAGCTTCCAGACCTTTGGCTAGTAGCAGTTTAGATCCTTCCTCTCAGGAGCTGTCCACTGGAGGATTCTTTCTTCATGCTGCTAAAGCTGACGATGAGGTAACGAGTAAAGGCAGCATGAGTTATGGGAAAGGTCTCAACCTGCACGTTCAGGACACAACCTGGGCCATGGTGAGGCAGGACTCAGAGCCCGACCTCTTGGACATGGAAGATGCTGAGCAGGATTTGGTGGTGCTGGACAACCATCCTATAGTCGCTAAGTACATTGGTGAGGAGGAGTCTGCCAAGCTGCAGGAGGACATGAAGGTGAAAGAACACGAGGACAAGGACGATGCCAGCGGCcgctccagcccctgcctgaGCACCATCTCGCAGGTGAGCAGCGTGTCCATGGCCAGCGGCAGCGTGCGCATGACCAGCTTTGCAGAGAGGAAACTGCAGAGGCTCAACAGCTACGAGACCAAGTCCAGCACGAGTAGttcccaaaaaaccaccccagacGGGTCAGAAAGCTGCCCAGCACCACTGACCACGTGGAAACAAAagagagagcagagccccagcaggcagAACAAGGACAATGTTAATCTTCTGGCTTCAGAACTGGTGCAGCTCCACATGCAGCTGGAAGAGAAGCGCAGGGCCATAGAGGCTCAGAAGAAGAAGATGGAAGCCTTATCAGCCAGGCAGAGGCTAAAATTGGGCAAGGCAGCTTTCCTGCATGTTGTTAAGAAAGGGAAATCTCCTGATGGTCCACAGCCTCTTAAACCAGAACATTTTGCGAAAGAATATTCTCGGCACAACGGGGAAGATTTGGATGAAGTTTCTTTGGGTTCCAGGTCTGAGGAGTTTCTTGtgaaagaggaggagagagaagaaatgctCAACGATTCACAAGAAGTAGCAAAAGTAAAGATGCAGGAAAGCCTGGCCTTTGCTGAGCAACACAAACCAAAAGACCCTGCTGCTATCCACGAtttggaaaaaagtaaaattatttctgttgccCTCCTGGAAGACAACGTGACTGAGGCAGATATCAATGAATGTGATCTTTCTATCGAGAAGCTGAATGAAACAAtcagcaccctgcagcaggCCATCCTAAAgatttcccagcagcaggagctgctcatgAAATCTCCGACAGTGCCATCCCCAGGAACCAGAAGTAACTCTCAGGACCAAAAGGTGAAACCTTCGATTCATTTTGTTGAGCCCCTGTCTCCAACTGGAATGAGCAGCCTGCGGAAACCGCCGCGGCTGGGCCAGGGAAGGACTGCCCGGCCAGGAAGGCCCTCAGAGCTCAAAGTCCCCAAGGACAGGCAGCAGAATTCAGGCCGTGTTAAAACCCCAACACCCAGCCTAGAAAACCTTCCACACCTGAGACCTTTCCCACCCAACAGCTTGGCAAAGACGCCCACGGAGGTGGGGCTGGAGGGCAGTCCTGATCATGGAAGTGCTTCCCAGGAGAAGTGTTTCTTTGATACCTATAGACTTCATGATGAGAGCAATCAAAGGGCACTTGTTCTCTCCACCTCCAAAGATGCAAATATTCTGTCTGAAATGAGCAAAGAGGTGAATAACAGCTTCAAGGAAACAGGGTTGAATTCTTCTGATggctcaggaaaagaaaatgtcccAGTGGATGAGCCCCTGAGAAGCAAGGCTAATCTCATTGAAGTAGATTTGTCTGATTTAAAAGCTCCAGATGAAGGAGAACTTGACAACCAGGATAGCTCCACGGATATGATTAGTGAAGGTGATCAGAAGTctggtgtgggttttttcttcaaG GATGAGCAGAAGGCAGAGGATGAGCTGGCCAAAAAGCGTGCGGCGTTCCTTCTGAAACAGCAGCGCAAGGCCGAGGAGGCTCggctgaggaagcagcagctggaggctgaggtGGAACAGAAAAGGGATGAAGCTCG CCGCAAAGCCGAGGAGGATCGGATAcggaaagaggaggagaaggctcGGAGAGAGCTCATCAAGCAGGAATATCTGaggaagaaacagcagcaaatctTGGAGGAGCAAGGGCTTGGGAAACCCAAATCCAAGCCCAAAAAGCCCAGGCCAAAGTCAGTCCATCGTGAGGAGTCTTACAGTGATTCAGGCACCAAGTGCTCTTCCACAC CTGATAATTTGAGCAGTGCTCAGTCTGGTTCCAGTCTGTCTTTGGCCTCAGCAGCAACAACTGAGCCTGAAAGTGTTCACTCTGGTGGCACCCCCTCACAGAG AGTTGAATCAATGGAGTCCTTACCCATTCTGAGCAGAAATCccagcagaaacacagagagagaCTGGGAGAACGCTTCCACAGCATCTTCTATTGCTTCAGTGGCAGAATACACAG GTCCAAAATTATTTAAGGAACCCAGCAGCAAATCCAACAAGCCTATTATTCACAATGCTATATCTCACTGCTGTCTTGCTGGAAAAGTGAATGAACCACATAAGAACTCAATATTAGAG gagctggagaagtgtGATGCCAACCACTACATCATCCTGTTCCGCGACGCCGGCTGCCAGTTCCGAGCACTTTACTGCTACTACCCCGACACCGAGGAGATCTACAAGCTCACTGGGACAGGGCCAAAAAGCATCACCAAGAAAATGATTGATAAACTCTATAAGTACAGCTCGGACAGAAAACAGTTTAACGTgatcccagccaaaaccatgTCTGTGAGCGTGGATGCCCTCACCATCCACAACCACTTGTGGCAAGCCAAGCGACCCGCGGTGCCAAAGAAGAGCCAGACTAGGAAATga